A section of the Candidatus Neomarinimicrobiota bacterium genome encodes:
- a CDS encoding S9 family peptidase, which produces MRTQKTVFSILVVFFGGWSYAQEPLTYQTPPKAIADLVNAPLTPNTMLSPSKEQVVFMERPAMPGIDELSQPELRIAGLRINPRTNGRSRSSHYIGLSIRPVMGGKEVKVTRLPANPIISRVSWSPDGKQLAFAVTSNENISLWIADTKRGKAKQAMKNSLNDTYGTPFRWLSDNKGLVALTVPAGRGPAPAESTVPKGPVVQENLGEKAPARTYQDLLKSPHDETLFDHYLTSQVVHVTVKGKVTNLGKPAIIRRAEPTPNGKMLLVETVHRPYSYLVPVYRFPTLVEVWDLSGKVVHTATDMPLAEQLPLGFGAVPTGPRSYGWRSDAPATLYWTEAQDGGDPRAEAKVRDRIFIHPAPFSGNPTTLVDLDLRYSYILWGTGDLALVTTREWSSRKTKTWAVTPNSPSKSLKLVFDRLYEDRYSDPGSPVTKMNNNGAYVLLTGNNDKTIYLTGNGASPEGDRPFLDELNIESGNTTRLFRSESPYYERPVAILDVDNSVIITIRESMDDQPNVFVRNLKTGSVDQMTDFPHPYPQMKGVYKELVKYKRSDGVDLTATLYLPPGHTPEDGPVPMIVWAYPREFKTSKAASQVTGSPYRFVRINPTSSSTSVLAMLVHGYGVLFNATMPIVGEGDAQPNDGFVEQLVASAQGAVDYMVSRGVADRDRVAISGHSYGAFMTANLLAHSDIFRTGIARSGAYNRSLTPFGFQAEERTFWEAPEIYFAMSPFMHAQKVNEPLLMIHGEADNNSGTFPIQSRRFYHALKGHGATVRLVMLPHESHGYRARESVMHSLWETAVWLDTYLK; this is translated from the coding sequence ATGAGAACCCAAAAAACAGTTTTTTCAATACTGGTGGTTTTTTTCGGAGGGTGGTCTTATGCCCAGGAACCCCTCACCTACCAGACACCTCCGAAGGCTATTGCGGACTTGGTGAACGCTCCTTTGACTCCCAACACTATGTTAAGTCCATCAAAGGAGCAGGTTGTTTTTATGGAGCGACCAGCTATGCCCGGCATTGATGAATTGTCCCAGCCGGAGCTAAGAATCGCTGGGCTAAGAATTAACCCACGGACAAACGGCCGTAGTCGGAGCAGTCACTACATTGGCCTATCCATCAGGCCCGTCATGGGAGGTAAGGAGGTAAAAGTTACCAGACTGCCCGCCAACCCGATAATTTCCAGAGTCTCCTGGTCACCTGACGGTAAGCAATTGGCATTCGCCGTCACCTCAAATGAAAACATTTCACTTTGGATCGCCGACACCAAAAGAGGGAAAGCGAAACAGGCGATGAAAAATTCATTGAATGACACATACGGTACGCCGTTCAGGTGGCTGTCTGACAATAAAGGATTGGTGGCTCTCACAGTTCCGGCTGGACGAGGCCCGGCCCCAGCTGAGAGTACGGTGCCGAAAGGCCCCGTGGTCCAGGAGAACCTGGGCGAAAAGGCGCCGGCCAGAACCTACCAGGATCTGTTAAAATCTCCCCATGATGAGACGCTGTTTGATCATTATCTCACCTCGCAGGTTGTCCATGTAACGGTGAAGGGGAAAGTGACAAACTTGGGTAAGCCGGCCATCATTCGCCGGGCCGAGCCTACCCCAAACGGTAAGATGCTGCTGGTGGAGACGGTTCACAGGCCGTACTCCTACCTGGTGCCCGTTTACAGGTTTCCCACCCTTGTGGAGGTGTGGGACCTGAGTGGAAAAGTCGTTCATACTGCCACGGATATGCCCCTTGCGGAGCAGCTGCCCCTGGGTTTCGGTGCCGTCCCTACGGGACCCCGGTCCTACGGGTGGCGTTCCGACGCGCCGGCCACCCTTTACTGGACGGAAGCCCAGGACGGCGGTGATCCTCGAGCGGAAGCGAAAGTTCGAGATAGGATTTTTATTCACCCGGCACCCTTTTCTGGTAACCCAACGACCCTGGTGGATCTCGATCTGAGATACAGTTACATTCTCTGGGGAACGGGCGATTTAGCCCTGGTCACCACCCGGGAATGGAGCAGCCGAAAGACCAAGACCTGGGCAGTCACCCCGAACAGCCCAAGTAAATCACTTAAGCTGGTCTTCGACCGGCTCTACGAGGACAGGTACAGTGATCCGGGCTCACCTGTAACGAAAATGAACAATAATGGTGCTTATGTCCTCCTTACCGGAAATAACGATAAAACCATCTATCTTACAGGAAACGGCGCCTCGCCTGAGGGAGACCGCCCCTTCCTGGATGAACTCAATATAGAATCGGGAAATACAACTCGGTTGTTCCGGTCAGAATCACCCTATTATGAACGCCCCGTGGCCATTCTGGATGTGGATAATTCTGTTATTATCACTATCCGTGAATCCATGGACGACCAGCCCAATGTCTTTGTCAGGAATCTTAAAACAGGCAGTGTTGATCAAATGACAGATTTTCCTCATCCTTATCCCCAGATGAAGGGTGTCTACAAAGAGTTGGTCAAATACAAACGAAGTGATGGTGTGGACCTAACGGCGACTCTCTATTTGCCTCCGGGACACACTCCTGAAGATGGCCCCGTCCCCATGATTGTCTGGGCCTACCCCCGGGAGTTCAAAACCTCGAAAGCGGCCTCCCAGGTGACTGGCTCTCCTTACAGATTTGTGAGGATCAACCCAACCTCTAGTTCCACGTCGGTCCTGGCCATGCTGGTTCACGGTTACGGGGTGCTTTTCAACGCCACTATGCCCATCGTTGGGGAGGGAGATGCCCAGCCCAATGATGGTTTTGTTGAACAACTGGTGGCCAGTGCCCAGGGTGCGGTTGACTATATGGTGAGCAGGGGCGTGGCGGACAGGGATCGGGTGGCCATCTCCGGTCACTCCTACGGTGCCTTTATGACGGCCAACCTACTTGCCCATTCCGATATTTTTAGGACGGGAATCGCCCGGAGCGGCGCCTACAACAGGTCACTCACACCTTTCGGCTTCCAGGCGGAGGAGAGGACCTTCTGGGAGGCACCGGAAATCTACTTTGCCATGTCACCCTTCATGCATGCGCAAAAAGTGAACGAACCGTTATTGATGATTCACGGTGAGGCCGATAACAACTCAGGAACATTTCCCATTCAGAGCAGACGATTCTACCACGCCCTGAAAGGGCACGGCGCCACCGTACGGTTAGTGATGCTTCCTCACGAGAGTCACGGTTACCGGGCCAGGGAATCGGTCATGCATTCACTGTGGGAGACGGCCGTCTGGCTGGACACCTATCTGAAATAG
- a CDS encoding GHMP kinase → MIVSSPGRICLFGEHQDYLGLPVIAAAISLRVTIEGQTRGDMTVNVDLPDVGGKETFSMKGDLTYTKAADYFKSGINTLRKDGFTFSNGCDCVVNGNIPVQAGTSSSSAMVVSWINFLSAMSDQVVDLEPRVLADLAYRSEVKEFDEAGGMMDHYTSAVGGVVYIASEPEMVVEKLPCWLGSFVLGDSLEKKDTQAVLSRSKERVIDLVAKVQAENRDFSLHTATVNEVAEIESLSEEEMALLTKTLLNRDITSEGMDLLQKKEVAGARLGDLLNRQHVILRDALGVSTDKVETMLEAAIAAGAYGGKINGSGGGGCMFAYAPNAADNVATAIEEAGGKSYIVHVDKGSVKDG, encoded by the coding sequence ATGATCGTTTCTTCCCCTGGCCGTATTTGCCTTTTCGGCGAACACCAGGATTACCTTGGCCTACCTGTCATCGCCGCCGCCATTTCGCTGCGTGTCACTATAGAGGGTCAAACCCGGGGGGACATGACTGTAAATGTCGACCTACCTGATGTGGGCGGGAAAGAGACATTTTCCATGAAAGGTGACCTTACCTACACGAAAGCGGCTGATTATTTCAAAAGCGGCATCAATACACTTAGAAAAGACGGATTTACCTTTTCGAACGGCTGTGACTGCGTAGTTAATGGGAATATTCCCGTTCAGGCAGGGACGTCCAGTTCCTCAGCCATGGTGGTGTCTTGGATCAATTTTCTGTCCGCCATGAGTGACCAAGTGGTGGACTTGGAGCCGAGAGTATTGGCGGATCTGGCATACCGGTCAGAAGTAAAGGAATTCGACGAAGCCGGAGGTATGATGGATCACTACACAAGTGCGGTGGGTGGTGTTGTCTATATCGCGTCTGAGCCTGAAATGGTTGTGGAAAAATTGCCGTGCTGGTTGGGTTCATTTGTACTGGGTGACTCACTGGAGAAAAAAGATACCCAGGCGGTTCTTTCACGATCGAAGGAGCGGGTGATAGATCTGGTTGCCAAAGTACAGGCAGAAAACAGGGATTTTTCTCTTCACACAGCAACGGTCAATGAGGTTGCCGAAATAGAGAGTCTGTCGGAAGAAGAGATGGCCCTTCTAACTAAGACCCTCCTCAACAGGGATATCACTTCTGAAGGGATGGATTTATTACAAAAGAAAGAGGTGGCCGGAGCACGGCTGGGGGATCTGTTGAACCGGCAACACGTCATTCTCCGAGATGCGCTTGGCGTTTCAACAGACAAGGTTGAAACAATGCTGGAGGCGGCCATTGCGGCCGGTGCATACGGTGGCAAGATCAATGGCTCAGGAGGCGGTGGTTGTATGTTCGCTTATGCGCCTAATGCCGCAGATAATGTGGCCACTGCTATCGAGGAAGCAGGAGGAAAG
- a CDS encoding Gfo/Idh/MocA family oxidoreductase, with protein MSEKNVNRREFMKSVAISGVAVAVLPKVALGSSTMKSKMRIGVIGTGLRGQWHIKLALKREDVEIPVICDIDEQMIGMALSVYDEAERPHPKIYKNGEKDYQNLLQKEDLDGVIIATPWHWHASMAVAAMETGKHVGVEVPAGLTESECWDLVRTSEKTGQFCMILENVCYRRDVIAVLNMVRKGIFGELLHCQGGYQHDLRHVKFNDGQGPYGNGVEFGEKGFSEAKWRTQNSVDRNGDLYPTHGVGPVSTMLDINRGNRFVHLTSTATQTRGLHKYIVDQAGPDHPNASVKFRLGDIVTTVIKCANGQTVILSHDTNSPRPYSLNFRVQGTRGLWMKDNNSIYIEGVSPEDHRWEPDEPYLKKYDHPVWKRFEDEATGAGHGGMDFFIVRAFLESIKRGVSPPIDVYDAVSMSVISPLSEKSIDRGSASVKFPDFTRGKWKTNKPIFALNDEY; from the coding sequence ATGAGTGAAAAAAATGTGAATCGCCGAGAATTCATGAAAAGTGTCGCTATCTCTGGTGTGGCGGTCGCAGTTTTGCCCAAAGTTGCATTGGGTAGTTCTACCATGAAAAGTAAAATGAGAATCGGCGTCATTGGTACTGGTCTCAGGGGCCAGTGGCATATCAAGTTGGCGCTGAAAAGAGAGGATGTGGAGATTCCCGTCATTTGCGATATTGATGAACAGATGATTGGTATGGCATTGTCTGTTTATGATGAAGCTGAACGCCCGCATCCGAAAATCTATAAAAATGGGGAGAAGGATTATCAAAACCTCCTGCAAAAGGAGGATTTGGATGGGGTGATTATTGCCACCCCGTGGCACTGGCACGCCTCCATGGCCGTTGCTGCCATGGAGACTGGGAAGCATGTAGGTGTGGAGGTACCTGCCGGCCTTACTGAGAGTGAATGCTGGGATCTTGTTCGTACCTCAGAAAAAACGGGTCAATTTTGCATGATTCTCGAGAATGTATGTTACCGACGGGATGTGATCGCTGTCCTTAACATGGTTCGAAAGGGGATTTTCGGTGAACTTTTGCACTGTCAGGGCGGTTATCAACACGATCTTCGCCACGTAAAGTTCAACGATGGTCAAGGGCCCTATGGTAACGGCGTGGAATTTGGTGAAAAGGGATTCAGCGAGGCCAAATGGCGTACACAGAACTCCGTTGATCGAAACGGTGATCTCTATCCCACCCACGGTGTGGGTCCGGTGAGCACCATGCTGGATATTAACCGTGGAAACCGATTTGTCCATCTTACCTCCACGGCGACTCAAACCAGGGGCCTCCATAAATATATCGTTGATCAAGCCGGCCCGGACCATCCCAATGCATCGGTAAAATTTCGGCTGGGCGATATTGTTACCACGGTCATCAAGTGCGCCAATGGCCAGACGGTCATTCTGAGCCATGATACAAACTCCCCGCGACCTTACTCTCTCAATTTCCGTGTTCAGGGAACTCGGGGGCTCTGGATGAAGGACAACAACTCCATTTACATAGAAGGGGTAAGTCCCGAAGATCATCGGTGGGAACCGGATGAGCCTTACCTAAAGAAGTATGACCATCCCGTCTGGAAGCGGTTTGAGGATGAAGCCACCGGCGCCGGCCACGGCGGCATGGACTTTTTCATCGTCCGTGCGTTTTTGGAATCCATCAAGCGGGGTGTATCGCCACCCATTGACGTCTATGATGCCGTTTCCATGAGTGTCATCAGCCCCCTCTCCGAGAAATCCATCGATAGGGGGAGCGCTTCAGTGAAATTTCCCGACTTTACCCGGGGAAAATGGAAAACAAATAAACCTATTTTCGCCCTGAACGACGAGTATTAA
- a CDS encoding Na+:solute symporter encodes MLLSSLDWSFIVLYFLISLAIGIAVTRRAGQDSTEFFAAGKQMPWWLLGISMVATTFSTDTPNLVTDIVRRDGVAGNWIWWSFLLTGMLTVFVYARLWKRSGVLTDIEFYELRYSGKPAAFLRGFRAVYLGFFFNVVIMASVSLAAVKIGAVLLGLSPIQTILIAGTVTVIYSSLGGLRGVLITDMIQFAMAMVGGVSAAVVALRLPEVGGLTGLLTHKNVADKLDLIPDFSDPTHAMAVFIIPLAVQWWSVWYPGAEPGGGGYIAQRMLAAKDENNAVGAVFLFNAAHYALRPWPWIIVALCSLIVFPELDDLRVAFPDAAGIVNHDLGYPAMLTFLPAGLMGLVVSSLIAAYMSTISTHLNWGASYLVHDVYKRFYRPAAPEKELVLMGRVSTVILMVCAGALALWLETALESFWIMLQIGAGTGLLFILRWFWWRINAISEITAMTVSFGVAIYFRFIHQSTGFGPLGDWQQLVAGVGITTLAWVSATFLSRPTSESVLTSFVSKINPGGPGWAQFEKSTGGEWPVPRGILSMALGCVAIYAFLFGTGYMIYGNVFLSVTIFGVGAAAAFGLFKTWR; translated from the coding sequence ATGCTTCTTTCCTCGCTGGATTGGTCGTTCATTGTTCTTTATTTTCTCATAAGTCTCGCCATTGGCATCGCCGTAACGCGGCGGGCCGGCCAGGATTCTACAGAGTTTTTTGCTGCCGGGAAGCAAATGCCGTGGTGGCTTCTGGGCATCTCCATGGTGGCTACCACTTTCTCCACGGACACACCGAATTTGGTGACCGATATCGTCCGCCGGGATGGTGTGGCCGGCAACTGGATCTGGTGGTCCTTTCTATTGACGGGAATGCTAACCGTCTTTGTCTACGCCCGGTTGTGGAAACGATCCGGCGTTCTGACGGACATTGAGTTTTACGAACTGAGGTACAGCGGTAAACCTGCTGCCTTTCTCCGTGGGTTCCGGGCTGTCTATCTCGGTTTTTTCTTCAATGTGGTCATTATGGCATCGGTCTCACTGGCGGCGGTGAAGATCGGTGCTGTTCTTCTGGGTCTGTCACCTATTCAGACTATTCTCATTGCCGGCACGGTGACGGTGATTTACAGTTCCTTGGGCGGCCTGCGCGGTGTTCTCATCACAGATATGATCCAGTTCGCCATGGCTATGGTAGGGGGCGTCAGTGCCGCCGTGGTGGCGTTGCGGCTGCCGGAAGTGGGAGGCCTTACTGGGCTCTTGACCCACAAAAATGTGGCGGATAAACTTGATCTTATCCCTGATTTTTCCGATCCGACCCACGCCATGGCTGTGTTCATTATACCGCTGGCGGTTCAATGGTGGAGTGTCTGGTATCCAGGCGCTGAGCCCGGGGGCGGGGGATATATCGCCCAGCGTATGCTGGCGGCGAAAGATGAGAATAATGCGGTGGGTGCAGTTTTTCTGTTTAATGCGGCTCATTATGCCCTCCGGCCGTGGCCGTGGATAATTGTTGCACTCTGTTCACTCATCGTCTTTCCTGAACTGGATGACCTTCGCGTAGCCTTTCCTGACGCAGCGGGCATTGTGAACCACGATCTCGGCTATCCCGCCATGCTCACTTTCCTACCGGCGGGCCTGATGGGACTGGTGGTCTCTTCTCTCATCGCCGCCTACATGTCTACCATCTCAACACATCTTAACTGGGGAGCATCTTACCTGGTTCACGACGTTTATAAACGGTTTTACCGACCTGCTGCACCGGAGAAGGAGTTGGTCCTCATGGGGCGTGTTTCCACCGTTATACTTATGGTCTGCGCCGGTGCACTTGCGCTCTGGCTGGAGACTGCGCTGGAAAGTTTCTGGATCATGCTTCAGATCGGTGCCGGTACAGGGTTGTTATTTATTCTCCGTTGGTTCTGGTGGCGTATTAATGCCATCAGCGAAATCACAGCTATGACAGTCTCATTCGGGGTGGCGATCTACTTCCGTTTCATTCATCAATCTACAGGCTTTGGTCCACTGGGCGACTGGCAGCAGCTAGTGGCGGGTGTAGGTATTACCACATTGGCTTGGGTATCGGCCACATTTCTATCCCGGCCTACCAGTGAATCAGTACTTACCAGTTTTGTCAGTAAGATCAATCCCGGCGGACCAGGATGGGCACAGTTCGAAAAGAGTACGGGCGGAGAATGGCCGGTACCCAGAGGGATTCTCTCAATGGCGCTGGGGTGTGTGGCCATTTATGCATTCCTGTTCGGAACAGGCTATATGATTTACGGAAACGTTTTTCTTTCTGTTACCATCTTTGGTGTGGGAGCGGCGGCAGCATTTGGGCTCTTTAAGACTTGGAGATAA